GCCGTAAGCAAGGACACCGTCAACCGTTCACTAAAGTTGTAATCGAAGCTATCAACGCATAGTAGTAAGGTAGTACTTAGCCTATGGTTGAAATTATCGTATACAAGAACAGAGCTGACGAAGTCGTATCTTTTCAAGTCCATGGTCACGCGGGCTATGCAGATCAAGGACAAGATATTGTCTGTTCAGCCGTATCAGTATTAACACTGAATACTGTAAATAGCATCTCTCACTTATTAGGGATTAAGCTAGAACCAACATCTGATTTAGGAATACTAGAATGTCATTTTCCAAAACAACAGGATTTATTACAGCAAGAGAAAATGCAGCTACTTTTACAGAGTATGGTCTTAGGTATTCAAGCAATTAAAGATAATTATAGTGAATATATCGAATATAAAACGAAACACGTATAAGGAGGTGGCTTACATGCTACAAATGAATCTACAATTATTTGCTCAGAAAAAGGGAGTAGGTAGTTCCAAGAACGGTCGTGACAGTCAAGCTAAACGCTTAGGAGTTAAACGTCAAGATGGCCAGCTTGTATCTGCTGGAAGTATCCTTGTACGTCAAAGAGGTACAAAGATTTACCCTGGAGATAACGTAGGTATTGGTGGAGATGACACACTATTTGCTAAAGCTGAGGGTGTTGTTGCTTTCGAAAGATTAGGTCGCGATAAAAAACGCGTAAGCGTTTACCCAGTATCTGCTGAAGCATAAAACCTATAGAGAAAGGTCTGGTCTAAAGCCAGATCTTTTTTTTGGCTCTTTACTCTTTAAAATGGTTCTTGATTTCGTTTGCGCTATTATCTTTTTCTTATTTTAAAAGGGATTTTATGTATCTTTGTCGAATAAAGGAAGTACATACTTATTGAATACGGTGAAATGTGTTTATTAAGTAATAAGATATGTTAGGGTTGGTTGTTATGAATATGGAAATACTAAAAATGAATAAACCACACAAGCAGGTATTAAAAATGTTGACAGAACTACGTCATGATATGGTTAATCATATACAAGTTATTCATGCCTATGCCAAACTAGAAAAAACGGAAAAGATTATTGATTACATTGAGGCAATAGCGCGAGAATATCAAATGCAAAGCCGCTTATCGAATTTAGGTAATGATCGGTTAAGTGCAAATCTTATTGCAATGACTATGCGCTTTCCTGAATTGAAATTTGATTTCTATAGTAGCAGTCGACGTATACATTTATTAGAATATACAAAACGTAATGAAGAAGAATTATTAGCAATAATATTAAGTACGATTACAAGCCTAGCGGCTCAGGAGCAGGGGTTAAACCATATTCAGATTGTTATGTCAGTCGATAATGTTACAAAGCCCAAGGTTCCAAAAATAATATTCTCGCTTTATGGCGAGGAGCTAGCGGAAGACAACAAAGCAGTAAGTTGCTTGAAAAAACGTCTAGAGAAGTATAATGTGGAACTAAGACAGCATCACCAGGATTCAGAGGTCTTTGAATGGGAGCTGCTGTTCTACAATAGCTAATAATCAGAAATGAGAATGATTTATACATATGAGGTGGAAACATGTTTGTAGATAAGGTAAAAATATATGTCAAAGGTGGCGACGGCGGTAATGGTATGGTCGCCTTTCGTCGTGAGCCCTTTGTGCCTGATGGAGGCCCTGCAGGTGGTGACGGCGGTAAGGGTGGAGACCTTATATTTGAAGTGGATGAAGGGTTACGCACACTTGTCGACTTCCGATACAAGAAGCATTTCCGTGCGCCTAAGGGTGAAAACGGAAGAACTAAGAATCAGCATGGTGCTAAAGGGGACAACCTTATAGTGCGTGTTCCGCCAGGTACTGTGGTGGTAAATGAAGCGACTGGTGCAGTTATAGCGGACTTGGTGAGCCACGGAGATCAAGCAACTATTGCTAAAGGTGGTCGTGGAGGACGTGGAAATACCCGTTTTGCTAACTCTCGTCACAAAGCGCCTGATATAGCTGAAAAGGGCGAGCCTGGTGAAGAGTTTGAAATTATTTTAGAGCTGAAGCTATTAGCTGATGTTGGTCTGGTAGGGTTCCCGTCCGTTGGGAAATCGACAATGCTGTCTGTAGTATCAGCAGCTAAACCGAAAATCGCTGAATACCATTTCACTACCTTGCAACCAAATATCGGGGTCGTTAAGGTTGACGAAGAGGATAGCTTTGTCATGGCTGACTTGCCTGGACTTATCGAAGGGGCACATGAAGGAGTTGGACTCGGACATCAATTCTTACGACATATTGAGCGTACCCGAGTGATTGTTCATGTGATTGATATGGCTGCTGTCGATGGCAGAGATCCGTTTAAAGACTTTATGCAAATCAATGCAGAGCTTGAGCTTTATAATCCAAAGCTAATGGAGCGTCCGCAGCTTATCGTCGCCAATAAAATGGATATCCCAGACGCTGCAGATAACTTACAGATATTTAAAGAAGAGCTAGAGGAACAATATAAGCAGGAAGGCAAAAGCCTTGAAGATATAAAAATCTATGAATTATCGGCCTTAACCCGCAAAGGTCTAGATCCACTACTTAGAGATATATCGACTCTACTTAGAGAACTGCCTAATATTCTGCTTTATGAAGATATTGGCGAAGAAACAGAGGATTACAAAATCTATCGTGCAGAAGCAGAGGAAAAACCGTTTACCATTCGTAAAGATAACGAAACCTTTGTCGTTGAAGGTGAGCGCCTAGAGAAGCTTGTAGTCATGACAGACTTTAGTCGTGAGGATAGCGTCACCCGCTTCGCCCGTATATTAAAAGGCATCGGTGTTGATGCTGCACTACGTGAAGCAGGCGCTAAAGAAGGCGATACGATCCGCATCGTAGAGATGGAATTCGATTTTGTAGATTAGGATATAAAAGTGAAAGTTAGAAAGCTTAAAGTTGGAAAGTTATTATTGGAGTGGACATGTTGGAAAAAATAACATGTCCACTTTTTGAAAAAACTTGTCTAGAAATATTGACTTGAGAGAATATATATGTTATTCTATTAAATGTCGCTGGAATTTTGCGACTGAGTGGAGCTGTGGTGTAGAGGCCTAACATGCCTGCCTGTCACGCAGGAGATCGCGGGTTCGAATCCCGTCAGCTCCGCCACTTTAAAGGGCCTATAGCTCAGTCCGGTCAGAGCAACCGGCTCATAACCGGTTGGTCCCAGGTTCGAATCCTGGTGGGCCCACCAACCAAATTAAATAGCAAGTCATTGCTAAAGAGCTTGGCATTTGCCAAGCTTCATTTAGCCGGGGTGGTGGAATTGGCAGACACACAGGACTTAAAATCCTGCGAGGCTCAAATCTCGTACCGGTTCAAGTCCGGTCCTCGGCACCAACTTAATATGGGCGCATAGCTCAGCTGGGAGAGCACTACCTCGACAAGGTAGGGGTCAGCGGTTCGAGCCCGTTTGCGCCCACCATACAACAGTCAAAACAACCCTTGATATTCAAGGGTTGTTTTGCTGTGAAAATTTTTAAATACAGGGATTCGATTCGTTTGCAAACAAGATATTTATTAAAGGAGAATGAATTAAATGGCTCAATTTTTTATTAGCAAATACGTGGCTTTGTACTAAATAAAATGATATGAAATATATTCTAACAAGCAAATAATTAATGGGGTGAGTATGTGGGCTTATATAACTTTATTAGAAATAATATTGGGAAACCAATTAACAATTCATTACAGAAAGGTGTAGAGAAAATTGCATATGGGATAAATGAAGATTTAGGTAAAGCGGTTGGAAATGTACACAAAATAAGTAACAAGGCAAGTGATGTAATAGATAACACTGTAGGCACAATAGGTAACTCTATAAAAAGTAACAATATTAATAAGTTTATAGATAGTAATTTTAATGAACCTGATACTTTCGTAGATGGGGATCATATATATGTTTATTTAAAATCTTTTGGTGTTGATTTTACTCATCATGGAATTTATGTAGGAAGCAATAATGTAATCCACTATTCGAAAAATAGAGTTGAATTGGTATCTGTTTCAGAGTTTTCAGAAGGAAATAAGATACATAGATTAAGTAAATATAGTAGCCCTATCTCTTATTCTGAAGCAGAAATTGTGAGGCGCGCCTATAAGAGATTGGGAGAGGTTAGCTATAATATTATCTTTAATAATTGTGAGAACTTTGCTAGATGGTGTAGATCTGGAGATTAGACTCCATATAAAGCTACAGGAAACGAGACAAGTATAATTGTATATTCCGTTCGTAAGTTGTAAGTGCGTTAATTTGTAAGGAGTTAATCGTGATCCGTTTGGCTAAGTTATCCAAATGATCAAATGTAATAGTATGCATTTGATACGCTCAAATGACTACTAAAAGCGGTGTCTACAATTTCCTGTGGCTTTAGATAGAGCCGATACATAGGTTTTAGTAACCCATGTATCGGTCTGCATCAAAGTTAATCGTGATTGAGTGGTTAGCAGCATCAATCATAGAAGACAGCTTATTTGCTTTTCTTGTCAGTTTGACGGATTCGTTGCGAACAGTGTCAGGGTCATAAAGAGTTTTCTCTTGAATAGAAGATTTGGACAGGTTAATTCCGTAGCTATCTCTATGAACGGACACCTTTTTCTTCTTACTATACATTAATAACTCATTAGCTTCTTGGCGTAGATATTGAGCTAGCATAATCGCTTCGTGGATAGAGAGTTTTTCATCGCTCCAATCGACAGTGTTTTGTAAATTTGCTAGGGCAATCTTGTTTTCTAGCATTCTCAAATCTTGAGCTACTTGTTCTATTTCCTCAGTTACCTGTTCAAAGTTACGTGATGGTAGTTCGTAGTCATCCCCTTTTTCATAGATAACAGTCGCCACTTGATTTCGTTCAGACTGCAAATCTGCAATTGTATTTTTAATACTTGCTCGTAATGGCAATGCCTCTGCTAACGTGATTGCATCTTCCATGTTTATGCCCCCTATATCAATCCATTGTTGTATTTGCTGTTCTCGTTGTTATACGTAGAAGGGAAAAATTAGTTAACCATCAAATCAATTAAAATTGGAATTTTTTTTGCAGAAAAAGTATTGATTCTTGATAATAATTATGATAATTTAGTTAAACGATTTGTTTCAAGTATATTCCATATGATTTTTTCAAAATCCATTTAGGAGGTTGATATCATATGAAAAATTTGATTAAGCAATACAACCAAACTACCAACCGAGAAATTAAGAACAGCTTATTCCAGTTGATTTTCACAAATGTCGAAAAAATATTCATTAGCCTGTGTATGAAGAGTAACGTTGCATCCCATAGCTTTGATGATGTTCGTCAGGAGGTTATGGAGAAGCTATGGCGCGTATTACCTTCCTATGATGCAGACAGAGCAAATTTCACCACGTTCTTCTACCGTGTTGCAGATAATGTAATCAAGGACTACCAGCGCCTGCAAAATAGACGAAACATGTTTATAACACACATAGAGCAGTTTGAGCAAGGTGAATTAGCCGTAGGCGCGGTGTGTGAAGAGTACAATGAGTTTGAATTTGCCAAATCCTTCGGAGCAATCCGAACAATTACACCAAGCGAGAAAGAGATAGCCATTCTGCTGATGCAGGGCTACAGTAAGTCAGACATCGCTGAGATGCGTGGGACCTCAAAGGCAGCAGTCACCAAGGCATGCCAAAAAATTAGAATAAAATATATGCAAGACCAAGAGTTGGCCCAGGCCGACTCTTCTTTTTTGTTTTTGGTTTTTTTTCGAATGCAGCTTAACAATTATTTCGAGCTATCTATTTTAGGGGAAAAACAGTTATAATAGTATGATACACAAGCCAGTTTTCTTATGAGGTGTAGCAATGGAGATAAAAGTTGTTGACAAAAAAATGATCGGCCAATATTTGAATTTATATAAGGAAGTATATAAAGACAATAGTTATTATAGAGATAATACGAGCTCAGTTCTAAAGGGGATTCTTTCTGGAGCTGCGACTATTTGCAAAAGCAGTAGGATTACACCTATAGTCATTGTTGATTCTGGAAAAGTAGTAGCGGCCTGTACTTTTGCAGTAGTAGATAGAATGGCTGATACATTACAATTAACATTTTTCGAGGCTTTACCTAATCACCAAGTAGCTATCGACAAAATGATAGACTACGGCAGGAAACTAGCACAAGAATACGGCATCAGTAAAATATTAGTCGGTCTTGATTTTCATGTGAATTATGGTTTAGGATTGTTGGCAAACTGCTACGACAAGTTACAAAGCTTCGGAAGTTCCTATAACCCACCCTACTATATAGAGTATTTTCAAAAGCACGCAAATGAAGAAACAAGACTTGTAAATTATATAGGGAAAATGGATGTGTTTGACTCTGATAAGAACGTTAAACTCCGTGAACGCATTCACAATTTATACAAGGTTAGGAAGGCAGACTTCAAAAACTTAAAAAAAGATGTAGCGATTTATACATCTTTAAATAATCAAGCATTTCGCAATCATAAATTTTACTATGAAAGGCGTTTGGAAGAAGACTTAGAACTCTTTAAAGATTTCAAATGGCTATTAAAAGAAGAAAATCTGCTAATATTAGAACATCAAGGCATTCCGATTGGATTTATGCTCTGGTATCCCGATTTTAACGAACTTATTAATCCTGGTGAATCTGTAGGAGTCAAGACAGTTCTTAAGAATATATTATTTTCAGAAACAATACAGAAGTTCAAGTTAGTAGAGATTGGCGTATTGCCAGCTTATCAGAAAAAAGGCGCCGTCCTGGCATTGTTTGATGAATGCCGTAAACTTGTCGGAAACCGCTTCCGGTTATGTGAATCAGGATGGGTATTAGAAGAAAACATAGACTCCCGGGGATTCGGATTCCGTTGGGGTGATCAGGAGTACAAGCAGTTCAAAGTATTTACAATTAATGTATAGGAAGGCATTGCTATGTTTAAAGTATACCAAAACGCCAACCAACTACCTGAAGCATGGGATGAAATTGTCGCTGGGAGTGTCCAGATCGATAAATATTTTCTAAAAAGACAAACCCTGGTATCCCTAGAACAGCTTAACCCATGTGGACAGAAATACCACATTGATTTGGAGCGTAAAGCTGTGTTTGTGACTTACCAGCACAAGCTAGACCTGTTTACATTTACACCACACCTTTCTTTAAAGGTTCCTGTGACAATTGTCGGATTGCCACTTTCTGTAGCAAAACCTGGGTATGCTTATAAAGAGCTACAGACAGCAGAAATGAAAACTATGGGCATGCAAGCAATTGTGGAAGCTGCAAAGAAGGTTAAAGGTTTTACAATTATCTTAAATGCCGACAGACTCAATACATCTATGGCACAAGGGCGTACCTTAGCATCTTGCATACTAGAAAATCGCTGGCAATCCTTTAATCACTACTTATCAGACATGAGAAGCCATTATCGATATAGAGTCAAAAAAGCATTAGAAAAAGGATCAGCCATTGATATTCGAGAGCTAACGGATAATAGGGAATTTACAATAGATATGTATCGATTGTATGAGGATGTTTACCAGCGTTCCGATAACAAGCTGGAGAAGCAATCTATTGAGTTTTTTCAGCAATTTCCAGCGAAAATTATTACGTTTTCTGTAACAAATAAAGTTGTAGCATTTGTCCAAGTAGTTAAGGCTGATCAAGAGTTAACTTTTATATTTGGGGGAATTAACTACAGCTTGATTGAAACCTACGACCTTTATCTCAATATGATATTACAGATTGTCCGAATCGGCATCGAACTAGGAGTAAAGCGCTTAGATTTCGGGCAAACGACAGAGGAAACGAAACTAAAAATTGGGGCAAAGCTACAACCAAAGCTAATATATGCGCATCATAGCAATCCGATAATGAACTTCCTTATTAGCAAAGGAATCGGCGCACTTTCTTACAAAGATTACGCAATTAAACATAACGTATTCAAGACATAATCATGGAAAACTCAAGAAAACTGGAGGGGGTTTGAAAATGAGAGTATTATTAGTCAAATGTCATAGGAAGACGTTGTTCTCTCATTTTGAACCGATTGTAACAGAGCCCCTTGAATTGGAGTATTTGTCCAGTCTGTTAACAGAGTTAGATATAGAGCACAGGATTTATGATGCTTTACTAGAGGGCGGGACATTCCAAAGCATAGTACACCAGTACAATCCTGACGTCGTTGCCTTATCGGGGTATGTAACAGCCGTTGGGACTATATTAGATAATGCACGATTTATTAAAGCATTGAACCGTGATATAAAAGTGATTGTTGGCGGCGTACATGCAGAAATTAACTACCAAGATTTTTTTATAGATAGTATTGATTATATTGTACATTCCAATCAGATTAATGCGTTTGCAGAACTTATCAAGACTGCTTTTAGCAAGGACACAGCACATCAGATTGGGGGAATAGCTTTTCATAATGGTCAGCAATGGCAAGTAAATGAAAAGAAGCAAACTGATTTAAGCTGTCTAGCCCTACCAAATAGAGCATACTTAGAAACCTATAAGCAAAAAACAAAATATATGCAATATAGTCCCGTAGCCTTAGTACAAACTGCTATGTCCTGTCCCTTTAAGTGCAAGTTCTGTTATTGCAGACTATTAAATATGGGTGAATATACTACTCGTAATATGCAATCTGTAATTGAAGAAATTAAAGAGATTAATACAGACTATATCTGGATTGTTGACGATAGTTTTCTACTTGAGCGCCAAAGAATCTTGGAGTTTATAGCAGAGGTTAAAGCGCAAAACACTAATAAGAAATTTATTGCCTACACAAGGGTTGATTTTATTGCGAATAACGAGGACATAATTGCGAAACTAGCAGAGATAGGATTTATAGAACTAATTGTAGGTATTGAAGCGGTAGATGATCAGAGCTTGCAGACGATGAATAAACAATGTTCAGCCAACCAAAACATGCAGGCAACTAAGATAGCTAGCAAGTACAATATACGGATTACTGCATTATTTATAGTTGGCATAGATTTTACTTTTAAAGATTTTCGCAGGCTCAGATGCTGGATTAGAGCAAGTAATTTAGACTCCTACGCACTATCTATCTTTACACCCTTAAAGGGTACAGCCCTATATCAAGAATATAAAGAGCAGATTATAGATCATAAACATGAGAGTAATGATTTTTTGCATGCGATAATAAAGCCAACTAACATGCCAACAATATTGTTTTATATTAACTTTTATATGCTATATGTAGAACAATTTTTCCGAAGTCGGCACATCCGTGGACTATTATGGTCATCATTTAATCCCTGGAGGTAAATCATGTCAAATCGAAAGATATGGGATCAGTGGGCTAAACGATATGAACGATTGTGGGTGCAGAAGTTCTCACTACAGCCAACACGCCAACAAATACTACGGCAATTAAGGGAGTATTTACAACCAGATATAGACTACAAAATTCTCGATGTGGGGTGCGGAATCGGGCAGCTATTAAGGGAGATAAGACAAGAGTTTCCCGATTACAATTTACATTTAACAGGTATAGATTATTCACAGCAAATGATTGAAGTAGCGAAGCAACATAATAACACTCACAATGGTGATTTGTATAAAGATATAGATCTCTATCTATTAGATGTCGAACAGCTTGGGCAGCTTGCAGGAACCTATGACGTTATTGTTTGTACCCATTCGTTCCCTTATTATAGTAAACAGCTCCAAGTGTTACAGCAATTTCATAACAAGCTTAATAACCAAGGCTATCTATTTTTAGCACAAGCTTCAGAAAACACGCTTTACGACAGGTTTGTTATGAGTTTTGTCAAGTTAACAACAGGCAAGGCAAATTACCTAAGTATCGAAGAAATTAAGTCGATGTCAGAATCACTTTTTAAATGTGAGAAAATTGTAAGAATAAGCGACAAAAAGTATATGCCATCACTTATTTTGTTCGCTTTCAAAAAAACACTATTAGATATATGAGAGGCAACAACGGATGAATATTTTACTGATTCGCCCAAAACCAGATAAAGAAACGATTGGTTTACAGCACGTTATGGTCTGTGAGCCCCTTGAGCTGGAGTATCTAGCGGCTAATATTGATCTCGCTGATGTAAAAGTAGAAATCCTCGATATGATTTTAGAGAAGGAGCCGTTAGAAACTTTCATCAAGCAGTTTGATCCTGATGTAGTTGGAATGACGGGCTACGTAACACACGTAAATGTGATTAAGAATTATGCCCATAGAATAAAAAAGCTAAAGCCAGATTGTATTGTGGTCGCAGGTGGGGTCTATGCAGAAGTTGTGCCAGCGGATTTTGTTAGTCCTGATATAGACTATATTGTAGAGGCCAATGGCCCAGCAACTTTTAATACTATTATTAATTACCTAATGCAGCGTAAAGAAAAAATGTCATATATTGATGGAACATATAGACCTAGATTGACAAGTCGTAAAGACACTTCATTTCCCTATGAAAATCCTGACCGTGACAAGGTAAACCGCTATCGAGACAAATATTATTATATGTTCCACAATCCTTGTGCACTGATTAAAACATCATATGGTTGCCCATATAGTTGTAGTTTTTGCTTCTGTAAGGAAGTCACTGACGGGAAATATTTTACTAGAAGTATCGAGTCTGTAATTGAAGAGTTATTAACAATCCCTGAGCCTGAGATTTACATTGTAGACGATGATTTTTTATTTTCTCGTGAACGCATATTGGAATTCTGTAGCCAACTAGCAAAATATAATATAACGAAGAAATTTCTCGTATACGGACGAGCTGACTTCGTTAGTAGTAATGCAGATGTAATAGAAATATTCCGTGACCATGGATTGAGGGCTGTGATTATGGGGCTAGAGTCATTCAAAAATGACGACTTGCAGAAATACAATAAAAGGACAAGTATTATCGAAAACGAAAAGGCGATAAATGTATTGAAAAAATATGACATTGAGATTTACGGGACGATAATTCTAGGGATGGACTTTTCCAAAGCGGATTTTCAAAGCTTATACCAATGGCTAGTGAAGATGGACATTACATTCGTTAATTTACAGCCCCTAACGCCCTTGTATGGTACAGAAATTTATCAGCAATACGAAAAAGATTTAATAATAGATAGAGAAGAATATGAGAAATGGGATCTGGCCCATCTTGTGTTAAAGCCAGAGAAGATGAGTGTCCGTAGCTATTACATGGAAATAGTAAAGCTTTATTATAAGATTACAATGCGACCGAAAAACGTACTGAGATTAATTCGCAAATATGGTCTGTCAGAAGTGTTGAAATTATCTGTAGGTAGCAGTGCTGTTACTATGCAATACCTTAAAAAAATCATAGTGGCGAAGTAAATGTAATAAGTGAGGAAGTATGTAATCTATGAAAAAACTCCTGCTGATTCAGTCAACTCCATATGATTCGGAACGAAAACCGATTAAAAAGAAGAAGCTTTATTTTGTCGGGTTAGCATTACCCTTAATAGCAGCTCTAACGCCAAAAAATTGGCAAGTAGAGATTATTCTAGAAACAATTGAGGATATCCCCTTTGATACCGATGCTGACCTGATTGCAATAGGTTCGATGGGTCACGCTATTATCCGAACAATAGATATTGCCGAAGAATTTAAGAGGCGGGGAAAGACGGTTGTGCTTGGGGGTTATATGGCAAGCCTAATGGCAGAGGAAGCCACTAGGTATTGTAACAGTGTAGTTGTCGGTGATGCGGAAAACATTTGGGAAAAGTTAATTAGCGACTATGAAAATGGACAATTACAGAAAATCTACCAATCAGAATTAACCCAGTTAATAACCCCATTGCCGAGATTTGATTTAATCCTAAATAAGAATATTGGCGACTTCCTGCCAGTTCAAGCAGGGAGGGGTTGTCCTAACTCCTGTAGCTTTTGCTCCGTTTACTGTCTTTATAAGAACAAGTACTTAAAGAGAAGCATTACTGATGTAATTAG
The sequence above is a segment of the Desulfuribacillus alkaliarsenatis genome. Coding sequences within it:
- a CDS encoding ribosomal-processing cysteine protease Prp; the encoded protein is MVEIIVYKNRADEVVSFQVHGHAGYADQGQDIVCSAVSVLTLNTVNSISHLLGIKLEPTSDLGILECHFPKQQDLLQQEKMQLLLQSMVLGIQAIKDNYSEYIEYKTKHV
- the rpmA gene encoding 50S ribosomal protein L27; the protein is MLQMNLQLFAQKKGVGSSKNGRDSQAKRLGVKRQDGQLVSAGSILVRQRGTKIYPGDNVGIGGDDTLFAKAEGVVAFERLGRDKKRVSVYPVSAEA
- a CDS encoding Spo0B domain-containing protein, translating into MEILKMNKPHKQVLKMLTELRHDMVNHIQVIHAYAKLEKTEKIIDYIEAIAREYQMQSRLSNLGNDRLSANLIAMTMRFPELKFDFYSSSRRIHLLEYTKRNEEELLAIILSTITSLAAQEQGLNHIQIVMSVDNVTKPKVPKIIFSLYGEELAEDNKAVSCLKKRLEKYNVELRQHHQDSEVFEWELLFYNS
- the obgE gene encoding GTPase ObgE, with amino-acid sequence MFVDKVKIYVKGGDGGNGMVAFRREPFVPDGGPAGGDGGKGGDLIFEVDEGLRTLVDFRYKKHFRAPKGENGRTKNQHGAKGDNLIVRVPPGTVVVNEATGAVIADLVSHGDQATIAKGGRGGRGNTRFANSRHKAPDIAEKGEPGEEFEIILELKLLADVGLVGFPSVGKSTMLSVVSAAKPKIAEYHFTTLQPNIGVVKVDEEDSFVMADLPGLIEGAHEGVGLGHQFLRHIERTRVIVHVIDMAAVDGRDPFKDFMQINAELELYNPKLMERPQLIVANKMDIPDAADNLQIFKEELEEQYKQEGKSLEDIKIYELSALTRKGLDPLLRDISTLLRELPNILLYEDIGEETEDYKIYRAEAEEKPFTIRKDNETFVVEGERLEKLVVMTDFSREDSVTRFARILKGIGVDAALREAGAKEGDTIRIVEMEFDFVD
- a CDS encoding lecithin retinol acyltransferase family protein; this encodes MGLYNFIRNNIGKPINNSLQKGVEKIAYGINEDLGKAVGNVHKISNKASDVIDNTVGTIGNSIKSNNINKFIDSNFNEPDTFVDGDHIYVYLKSFGVDFTHHGIYVGSNNVIHYSKNRVELVSVSEFSEGNKIHRLSKYSSPISYSEAEIVRRAYKRLGEVSYNIIFNNCENFARWCRSGD
- a CDS encoding RNA polymerase sigma factor produces the protein MKNLIKQYNQTTNREIKNSLFQLIFTNVEKIFISLCMKSNVASHSFDDVRQEVMEKLWRVLPSYDADRANFTTFFYRVADNVIKDYQRLQNRRNMFITHIEQFEQGELAVGAVCEEYNEFEFAKSFGAIRTITPSEKEIAILLMQGYSKSDIAEMRGTSKAAVTKACQKIRIKYMQDQELAQADSSFLFLVFFRMQLNNYFELSILGEKQL
- a CDS encoding GNAT family N-acetyltransferase encodes the protein MFKVYQNANQLPEAWDEIVAGSVQIDKYFLKRQTLVSLEQLNPCGQKYHIDLERKAVFVTYQHKLDLFTFTPHLSLKVPVTIVGLPLSVAKPGYAYKELQTAEMKTMGMQAIVEAAKKVKGFTIILNADRLNTSMAQGRTLASCILENRWQSFNHYLSDMRSHYRYRVKKALEKGSAIDIRELTDNREFTIDMYRLYEDVYQRSDNKLEKQSIEFFQQFPAKIITFSVTNKVVAFVQVVKADQELTFIFGGINYSLIETYDLYLNMILQIVRIGIELGVKRLDFGQTTEETKLKIGAKLQPKLIYAHHSNPIMNFLISKGIGALSYKDYAIKHNVFKT
- a CDS encoding B12-binding domain-containing radical SAM protein; protein product: MRVLLVKCHRKTLFSHFEPIVTEPLELEYLSSLLTELDIEHRIYDALLEGGTFQSIVHQYNPDVVALSGYVTAVGTILDNARFIKALNRDIKVIVGGVHAEINYQDFFIDSIDYIVHSNQINAFAELIKTAFSKDTAHQIGGIAFHNGQQWQVNEKKQTDLSCLALPNRAYLETYKQKTKYMQYSPVALVQTAMSCPFKCKFCYCRLLNMGEYTTRNMQSVIEEIKEINTDYIWIVDDSFLLERQRILEFIAEVKAQNTNKKFIAYTRVDFIANNEDIIAKLAEIGFIELIVGIEAVDDQSLQTMNKQCSANQNMQATKIASKYNIRITALFIVGIDFTFKDFRRLRCWIRASNLDSYALSIFTPLKGTALYQEYKEQIIDHKHESNDFLHAIIKPTNMPTILFYINFYMLYVEQFFRSRHIRGLLWSSFNPWR
- a CDS encoding class I SAM-dependent DNA methyltransferase; the protein is MSNRKIWDQWAKRYERLWVQKFSLQPTRQQILRQLREYLQPDIDYKILDVGCGIGQLLREIRQEFPDYNLHLTGIDYSQQMIEVAKQHNNTHNGDLYKDIDLYLLDVEQLGQLAGTYDVIVCTHSFPYYSKQLQVLQQFHNKLNNQGYLFLAQASENTLYDRFVMSFVKLTTGKANYLSIEEIKSMSESLFKCEKIVRISDKKYMPSLILFAFKKTLLDI
- a CDS encoding B12-binding domain-containing radical SAM protein, yielding MNILLIRPKPDKETIGLQHVMVCEPLELEYLAANIDLADVKVEILDMILEKEPLETFIKQFDPDVVGMTGYVTHVNVIKNYAHRIKKLKPDCIVVAGGVYAEVVPADFVSPDIDYIVEANGPATFNTIINYLMQRKEKMSYIDGTYRPRLTSRKDTSFPYENPDRDKVNRYRDKYYYMFHNPCALIKTSYGCPYSCSFCFCKEVTDGKYFTRSIESVIEELLTIPEPEIYIVDDDFLFSRERILEFCSQLAKYNITKKFLVYGRADFVSSNADVIEIFRDHGLRAVIMGLESFKNDDLQKYNKRTSIIENEKAINVLKKYDIEIYGTIILGMDFSKADFQSLYQWLVKMDITFVNLQPLTPLYGTEIYQQYEKDLIIDREEYEKWDLAHLVLKPEKMSVRSYYMEIVKLYYKITMRPKNVLRLIRKYGLSEVLKLSVGSSAVTMQYLKKIIVAK